In a single window of the Luteibacter rhizovicinus DSM 16549 genome:
- the lolB gene encoding lipoprotein insertase outer membrane protein LolB, translated as MNRLLQKAAIGLAVLALAGCATTRAPVRLQGDAATLGLQEQRERGLADTDHWTLEGKLSVSDGKDNNSGSLTWRQDGDRYEFTVRGPITGRTFRLTGGPNGAELEGLDGGPRHGADAESLMASTVGWQIPLAELKRWALGLRADTGPADIAFGADRLPSRLVQDGWTVDYKQWDVTRQPAMPTRVFAEKAPYKVRLSVENWSFGR; from the coding sequence ATGAATCGGCTCCTACAAAAAGCCGCCATCGGCCTTGCTGTCCTCGCGCTTGCCGGCTGCGCCACGACCCGGGCCCCGGTGCGCCTGCAGGGCGACGCCGCGACCCTCGGTCTGCAGGAACAGCGCGAACGCGGCCTCGCCGATACCGACCACTGGACCCTCGAAGGCAAGCTGTCGGTCAGTGATGGCAAGGACAACAACTCCGGCTCGTTGACCTGGCGGCAGGACGGCGACCGTTACGAATTCACTGTGCGCGGGCCGATCACCGGCCGTACGTTCCGGCTGACCGGTGGTCCGAACGGTGCCGAACTGGAAGGCCTGGACGGCGGCCCGCGTCACGGCGCCGATGCGGAGTCGCTGATGGCGAGCACGGTGGGCTGGCAGATTCCCCTCGCGGAGCTCAAGCGCTGGGCGCTTGGCCTGCGTGCCGACACCGGGCCCGCGGACATCGCGTTCGGTGCCGACCGGCTACCGTCGCGCCTGGTTCAGGATGGCTGGACCGTCGACTACAAGCAGTGGGATGTCACACGGCAACCCGCGATGCCGACACGGGTTTTCGCCGAGAAAGCGCCTTACAAAGTCAGGCTTTCCGTCGAGAACTGGTCATTCGGGCGATAG
- the ispE gene encoding 4-(cytidine 5'-diphospho)-2-C-methyl-D-erythritol kinase, which translates to MNFQISRAHADDAERLCAIERAAVELFRGHEAWRAYSSMALPSDIVRGLIVRGLVWVASVDDDIVGFVCLDTDGVPGAIGVAEIDVLPAFGGKGIGAALLEHACQWAREAGYRRVDLGTLIDVPWNAPFYAKHGFSVVDKHAPAFARALERDRENGFPDHLRVFMSRSLAPLEDGDWTVWPAPAKLNLFLRIVGRRDDGYHELQTVFRLLDWGDEVRLRIRGDGVVARPNPISGVPEDADLTIRAARLLAAETRTELGADIAVAKRIPMGGGLGGGSSDAASVLVGLNLLWRTGLDEDALAALGLRLGADVPVFVRGRSAWAEGVGEQLTPMRLPRRWYVVVDPRENVPTAALFKATELTRNAPRATISSFVSGDSAENAFEPVVRARHPQVAAALDWLGGFGQARLSGSGGCIFLETRTHEAALAVASRCPRGFRAHVAAGIDPSPLHVARQRFEASGIVS; encoded by the coding sequence ATGAACTTCCAGATCTCCCGCGCCCACGCGGATGACGCCGAGCGCCTCTGCGCCATCGAGCGGGCGGCCGTCGAACTGTTCCGCGGACACGAGGCGTGGCGTGCCTATTCATCGATGGCCCTGCCAAGCGATATCGTCCGTGGGCTGATTGTCCGCGGGCTGGTGTGGGTCGCCTCGGTCGACGATGACATCGTGGGCTTCGTCTGCCTCGATACGGACGGCGTGCCCGGTGCGATCGGGGTGGCCGAAATCGACGTTCTCCCAGCGTTCGGTGGCAAGGGCATCGGCGCCGCGCTGCTCGAGCATGCCTGCCAGTGGGCGCGCGAAGCAGGGTATCGCCGGGTCGACCTCGGCACCCTGATCGACGTGCCCTGGAACGCCCCGTTCTACGCAAAGCATGGCTTCAGCGTGGTCGATAAGCATGCGCCGGCCTTCGCCCGGGCCCTCGAGCGGGATCGTGAAAACGGCTTCCCCGACCACCTGCGCGTCTTCATGAGCCGTTCCCTGGCACCGCTGGAGGACGGCGACTGGACCGTGTGGCCCGCGCCGGCCAAGCTCAACCTGTTCCTTCGCATCGTCGGGCGTCGCGACGATGGTTACCACGAGCTGCAGACCGTTTTTCGCCTGCTCGACTGGGGCGACGAAGTACGCCTGCGGATTCGTGGCGACGGTGTCGTTGCCCGGCCCAACCCAATCAGCGGGGTGCCCGAGGATGCCGACCTGACCATCCGGGCGGCGCGTCTCCTTGCGGCTGAGACACGGACCGAACTGGGTGCGGACATCGCGGTCGCCAAGCGCATTCCCATGGGGGGTGGCCTGGGCGGCGGCAGCTCCGATGCCGCGTCCGTCCTGGTCGGCCTGAACCTGCTGTGGCGCACTGGCCTGGACGAAGACGCGCTGGCCGCCCTCGGCCTCCGGCTCGGTGCCGATGTGCCGGTCTTCGTCCGTGGGCGGTCCGCCTGGGCCGAGGGCGTGGGGGAGCAACTGACCCCGATGCGCCTGCCCCGGCGCTGGTACGTGGTCGTGGACCCGCGTGAAAACGTGCCTACGGCGGCGCTTTTCAAAGCCACCGAATTGACACGAAATGCCCCGCGGGCGACAATTTCATCCTTTGTTTCCGGGGATTCTGCGGAGAACGCCTTCGAGCCTGTGGTTCGCGCGCGTCACCCGCAGGTAGCGGCTGCACTGGACTGGCTAGGTGGCTTCGGCCAGGCGCGCCTGTCCGGTAGCGGTGGCTGTATTTTTCTGGAAACGAGAACCCACGAGGCGGCCCTTGCGGTCGCCTCGCGCTGTCCCAGGGGCTTCAGGGCCCATGTGGCAGCGGGTATCGACCCCTCGCCGCTGCATGTCGCGCGGCAACGGTTCGAAGCTTCGGGGATCGTGTCGTAA
- a CDS encoding ribose-phosphate diphosphokinase gives MLFSGNAHRLLADDVAARLGIPLGKALIGRFSDGEAQIEIEENVRKQEVFVIQPTGAPSAENLFDLLVLIDALKRASAGSVTAVMPYFGYARQDRRPRSARVPITAKLAAKMIATAGADRVLTIDLHADQIQGFFDIPVDNVYASPVLLADIWRHHSMDDLIVVSPDVGGVVRARALAKRLDDADLAIIDKRRPKANVATVMNIIGDVEGKTCVLVDDIVDTAGTLCAAAAALKEKGARKVVAYCVHPVLSGAAIQNIEGSQLDQLVVTNTLPLRDNARDCAKIRQLSVAELLAETIRRIAFGESVSSLYID, from the coding sequence ATGCTGTTCAGTGGCAATGCGCACCGCCTGCTTGCCGACGATGTCGCCGCCCGCCTCGGTATTCCGCTCGGTAAGGCTCTCATCGGCCGGTTCAGCGATGGCGAGGCCCAGATCGAGATCGAGGAAAATGTTCGCAAGCAGGAGGTCTTCGTCATTCAGCCGACGGGCGCCCCTAGCGCAGAGAACCTGTTCGACCTGCTGGTGCTGATCGACGCGCTCAAGCGCGCATCGGCCGGCAGTGTGACCGCGGTGATGCCGTATTTCGGCTATGCCCGCCAGGATCGTCGCCCGCGCTCGGCGCGTGTGCCGATCACGGCGAAGCTGGCCGCCAAGATGATCGCGACGGCCGGTGCCGACCGCGTCCTGACGATCGATCTGCACGCCGATCAGATCCAGGGCTTTTTCGACATCCCGGTCGACAACGTGTACGCCTCGCCGGTGCTCCTGGCCGACATCTGGCGTCACCACAGCATGGATGACCTGATCGTGGTCAGCCCCGACGTCGGTGGCGTGGTGCGCGCCCGCGCGCTGGCCAAGCGCCTCGACGACGCGGACCTGGCGATCATCGACAAGCGCCGCCCGAAGGCGAACGTGGCCACGGTCATGAACATCATCGGCGACGTGGAAGGCAAGACCTGCGTGCTGGTGGACGACATCGTCGACACCGCTGGCACGCTCTGCGCCGCCGCCGCGGCGCTGAAGGAAAAGGGCGCCCGCAAGGTCGTCGCGTATTGCGTCCATCCGGTGCTTTCGGGTGCCGCAATCCAGAACATCGAAGGCTCCCAGCTCGACCAGCTGGTAGTCACCAATACGCTGCCGTTGCGCGACAACGCCCGCGACTGTGCGAAAATCCGCCAGTTGTCGGTTGCGGAACTGCTCGCGGAGACGATCCGCCGCATCGCCTTTGGCGAGTCGGTGAGCTCGCTCTACATCGACTGA
- a CDS encoding 50S ribosomal protein L25/general stress protein Ctc, whose amino-acid sequence MATNHQLTATSRKIEGKGASRRLRLAGYVPGIVYGAGDAPQAIQVLHNDVLLGSRFESFYSSVIDLTVDGKKQKVLIKDWQKHPFKQLMLHMDFLRVNENEVLKVAVPVHFLNQEKSPAGKTAGLVISHNLTEVTVSCLPKDLPEFIELDLAKLSAGDIVHLSDLKLPAGVEIPELGLGKEHDVAVVTVASVQEEVDPEPAAGAEAPAADDKSADKK is encoded by the coding sequence ATGGCAACGAATCATCAGCTCACGGCTACCAGCCGCAAGATCGAGGGGAAGGGTGCGAGCCGCCGCCTGCGTCTTGCCGGTTACGTGCCGGGTATCGTCTACGGCGCGGGCGACGCGCCGCAGGCCATCCAGGTCCTGCACAACGACGTCCTGCTCGGCTCGCGTTTCGAGTCGTTCTACTCCTCGGTCATCGACCTCACCGTCGACGGCAAGAAGCAGAAGGTCCTGATCAAGGACTGGCAGAAGCACCCGTTCAAGCAGCTCATGCTGCACATGGACTTCCTGCGCGTTAACGAGAACGAAGTCCTGAAGGTCGCCGTTCCGGTGCACTTCCTGAACCAGGAAAAGTCGCCCGCCGGCAAGACCGCCGGTCTGGTCATTTCGCACAACCTGACGGAAGTCACCGTCTCGTGCCTGCCGAAGGACCTCCCGGAGTTCATCGAACTCGACCTCGCCAAGCTGTCCGCCGGCGACATCGTCCACCTGTCCGACCTCAAGCTGCCGGCCGGTGTGGAAATCCCGGAGCTCGGCCTTGGTAAGGAACACGACGTCGCCGTCGTGACCGTCGCCTCGGTCCAGGAAGAAGTCGATCCGGAACCGGCTGCGGGCGCTGAAGCGCCGGCCGCCGACGACAAGTCGGCCGACAAGAAGTAA
- the pth gene encoding aminoacyl-tRNA hydrolase has product MATLRLIVGLGNPGAEYVRTRHNAGFWCVDALAMDQGERWTFDGKLHGETCKLRLGGETIWLLKPATFMNKSGIAVASALRYYKIAPEECLVAHDELDLPPGTVRMKFDGGHGGQNGLRDIVAHLGHGKFHRLRIGIGHPGHKDKVTPWVLGRPNAADEDAIMHGIGRAFDVLPLALDGKFEEAMKRLHTVA; this is encoded by the coding sequence ATGGCAACACTACGTCTCATCGTCGGCCTCGGTAACCCCGGGGCCGAATACGTCAGGACCCGGCATAACGCCGGGTTCTGGTGTGTCGACGCCCTGGCGATGGATCAGGGAGAGCGTTGGACCTTCGACGGCAAGCTGCATGGCGAGACCTGCAAGCTACGCCTCGGTGGCGAGACCATCTGGCTGCTCAAGCCCGCGACCTTCATGAACAAGAGTGGCATCGCTGTCGCCTCGGCGCTGCGCTACTACAAGATCGCGCCGGAAGAATGCCTCGTCGCCCACGACGAGCTCGATCTTCCGCCGGGTACCGTCCGCATGAAGTTCGATGGTGGCCACGGCGGCCAGAACGGATTGCGCGACATCGTGGCCCATCTCGGGCACGGCAAGTTTCACCGCCTGCGGATCGGCATCGGCCATCCGGGGCACAAGGACAAGGTCACCCCGTGGGTGCTCGGCCGCCCCAACGCGGCCGACGAGGACGCCATCATGCACGGCATCGGGCGCGCGTTCGACGTGCTGCCGCTGGCGCTGGATGGCAAGTTCGAAGAGGCGATGAAACGCCTGCACACGGTCGCCTGA
- the ychF gene encoding redox-regulated ATPase YchF produces MGIKCGIVGLPNVGKSTLFNALTKAGIAAANFPFCTIEPNTGIVPVPDLRLTQLADIVKPQRVIPTTMEFVDIAGLVAGASKGEGLGNKFLAHIRETDAIAHVVRCFEDGNVIHVANKVDPIADIETIDTELALADLEAVLKALDRATRAAKANDKDAMAKKPVLEKLRAVLDEGKSARSAGLDADEKALVRDMFLITMKPLMYIANVADDGFENNPHLDAVRAHAAQEGAEVVPVCASIEEELGQLEDADRDEFLKDLGLEEPGLNRVIRAGYRLLGLQTYFTAGEKEVRAWQVRAGSTAPQAAGVIHTDFERGFIRAETVAFDDFIKFKGEQGAKEAGRLRLEGKDYLVKEGDVLHFRFNV; encoded by the coding sequence ATGGGCATCAAATGCGGCATCGTCGGCTTGCCTAACGTCGGCAAGTCCACCCTGTTCAACGCGCTGACGAAGGCGGGCATCGCCGCGGCGAATTTCCCCTTCTGCACCATCGAGCCGAACACGGGCATCGTGCCGGTCCCCGACCTGCGCCTGACCCAGCTCGCCGATATCGTCAAGCCGCAGCGCGTGATCCCGACCACCATGGAATTCGTCGACATCGCGGGCCTCGTGGCCGGCGCGTCCAAGGGCGAAGGTCTGGGTAACAAGTTCCTCGCCCACATCCGCGAGACGGACGCCATCGCCCACGTGGTCCGCTGCTTCGAAGACGGCAACGTCATCCATGTCGCGAACAAGGTCGACCCGATCGCCGATATTGAAACGATCGACACCGAGCTGGCACTGGCCGATCTCGAGGCCGTGCTGAAGGCGCTCGACCGCGCCACGCGCGCCGCAAAGGCCAACGACAAGGACGCGATGGCGAAGAAGCCCGTGCTCGAGAAGCTCCGTGCCGTTCTCGACGAGGGTAAGTCGGCGCGCTCCGCCGGCCTCGACGCCGACGAGAAGGCGCTCGTCCGTGACATGTTCCTGATCACGATGAAGCCGCTGATGTACATCGCCAACGTCGCGGACGACGGCTTTGAGAACAACCCGCACCTGGATGCCGTGCGCGCCCACGCCGCCCAGGAAGGTGCTGAAGTGGTACCGGTCTGCGCGTCGATCGAGGAAGAACTCGGCCAGCTCGAAGACGCCGATCGCGACGAGTTCCTGAAGGACCTCGGCCTGGAAGAGCCAGGCCTCAACCGCGTCATCCGCGCCGGTTACCGTCTGCTCGGCCTGCAGACCTATTTCACCGCCGGTGAGAAGGAAGTCCGCGCCTGGCAGGTCCGTGCAGGCTCCACGGCACCGCAGGCCGCCGGCGTGATCCATACCGACTTCGAGCGCGGCTTCATTCGCGCCGAAACGGTCGCCTTCGACGACTTCATCAAGTTCAAGGGCGAGCAGGGCGCCAAGGAAGCGGGCCGCCTGCGCCTGGAAGGTAAGGACTATCTGGTGAAGGAAGGCGACGTGCTGCACTTCCGGTTCAACGTCTGA
- a CDS encoding DUF6338 family protein — translation MPEISTEVVALLQYLAPGFLVTCLYFGLTSHEKPSQFDRTVQALIYTAIVHALVAAERQVASWIGEWHTFGEWDKDSDLIAAVISALTIGLVVATTANHDLVHVVLRKLRVTHRTSHPSEWFGAFSETSQTVVLHLKDETQVHGWPSMWPSHAERGHFFITGATRRARGTDIVTSSHEALMINVVDVTLVEFPARKERT, via the coding sequence ATGCCCGAAATATCCACCGAGGTTGTTGCGCTTCTCCAGTACCTGGCTCCCGGCTTTCTCGTGACTTGCCTGTACTTCGGATTGACCTCACACGAGAAGCCGTCCCAGTTCGATCGAACCGTGCAGGCACTCATCTACACCGCCATCGTGCACGCTCTCGTTGCTGCTGAACGACAGGTCGCATCATGGATAGGTGAATGGCATACGTTCGGCGAATGGGATAAGGACAGCGATCTGATCGCTGCCGTGATATCGGCGCTGACGATAGGTCTCGTGGTTGCCACGACCGCAAACCACGATCTCGTGCATGTCGTTCTACGCAAGCTAAGGGTGACGCACAGGACCTCCCATCCCAGCGAATGGTTCGGCGCCTTCTCGGAAACTTCGCAAACCGTCGTGCTTCACCTCAAGGACGAAACACAAGTGCATGGATGGCCGTCGATGTGGCCCTCCCATGCTGAAAGAGGCCATTTTTTCATTACTGGCGCAACGCGGAGAGCAAGAGGCACTGACATCGTGACTTCCAGCCATGAAGCCCTGATGATAAATGTAGTAGACGTAACCCTTGTTGAGTTCCCCGCACGGAAGGAGAGAACGTGA
- a CDS encoding MarR family winged helix-turn-helix transcriptional regulator, which yields MSKNALPAGIEAPRTLDGQLCFALYSANLAMGKLYRQLLAGLDLTYPQYLVMLVLWEGDGITVSELGERLFLDSATLTPLLKRLQAAGMVQRTRGTRDERQVIVTLTDEGRALREKAGQVPVDVFCATGCEIDEVVGLKSQLEKLRAGLIDTNNG from the coding sequence ATGAGCAAGAACGCCCTCCCTGCAGGTATCGAAGCGCCGCGCACCCTCGACGGGCAGCTGTGCTTCGCGCTGTATTCGGCCAACCTGGCGATGGGGAAGCTTTACCGGCAGTTGCTGGCCGGCCTGGACCTGACCTACCCGCAATACCTGGTCATGCTGGTGCTCTGGGAGGGTGACGGGATCACCGTCTCGGAGCTGGGCGAGCGGCTGTTCCTCGATTCCGCCACGCTGACGCCCTTGCTGAAGCGCTTGCAGGCGGCGGGCATGGTCCAGCGCACCCGTGGCACCCGCGACGAGCGGCAGGTCATCGTCACCTTGACCGACGAGGGCAGGGCGCTACGCGAGAAGGCCGGGCAGGTGCCCGTCGATGTGTTCTGTGCGACCGGCTGCGAGATCGACGAGGTCGTCGGCCTGAAGAGCCAGCTGGAAAAACTTCGTGCCGGCCTGATCGACACCAACAACGGCTGA
- a CDS encoding STAS domain-containing protein — protein sequence MTLIVRSESPTPARTTVWLEGRLDAATFGDLDSALRDITPMVDNGGTLVIDLSGLEYISSAGLRSLAQLRRQMHDRFGRTLLLNPQPQVKKVFEIVKAVPVAEVFASVAELDQYLDHMQRQITG from the coding sequence ATGACCCTGATCGTTCGCAGCGAAAGCCCCACCCCCGCCCGCACCACCGTCTGGCTCGAGGGGCGACTCGACGCAGCGACTTTCGGTGATCTCGACAGCGCCCTGCGCGACATCACGCCGATGGTCGACAACGGCGGCACGCTGGTCATCGACCTTTCCGGCCTCGAATACATCAGCAGCGCCGGCCTGCGCAGCCTCGCGCAGCTACGCAGGCAGATGCACGACCGCTTTGGCCGCACCCTGCTGCTCAACCCGCAGCCGCAGGTGAAGAAGGTCTTCGAGATCGTCAAGGCCGTGCCCGTCGCCGAGGTGTTCGCCAGCGTGGCGGAACTGGATCAGTACCTGGACCACATGCAGCGGCAGATTACGGGCTGA
- a CDS encoding ATP-binding protein, with protein sequence MRLCIPNRLEDVFLALDRAEMTLDLAAIDHACRADVRLVLEELLVNTVRHGYPDGRDGEITIHLEICSDIVRLELRDDAEAFDPLQHEPPDLPGDIADREIGGLGLHLARSIASDFEYARDAHGNRVVIRFDPSLSDEPSS encoded by the coding sequence ATGCGGCTGTGCATTCCTAACCGCCTGGAGGACGTGTTCCTCGCCCTGGACCGTGCCGAGATGACCCTCGATCTCGCGGCCATCGACCATGCCTGTCGCGCCGACGTACGCCTCGTGCTCGAGGAATTGCTGGTCAATACCGTGCGTCACGGCTATCCGGATGGCCGTGACGGCGAGATCACGATTCACCTCGAGATTTGCTCGGACATCGTTCGCCTGGAACTGCGCGACGACGCCGAGGCGTTCGACCCTCTCCAGCATGAGCCGCCCGACCTTCCCGGCGACATCGCGGACCGGGAGATCGGCGGGCTCGGCCTGCACCTGGCACGCAGCATCGCCAGCGACTTCGAATATGCACGCGACGCACACGGCAACCGTGTCGTTATCCGTTTCGATCCATCCTTGTCCGACGAGCCGTCCTCATGA
- a CDS encoding SpoIIE family protein phosphatase translates to MALRSVASRLALAVLLGSAIVLIVTGGLLLTHTREQTLGQTEREAAAIASSAANRIQARIDGVAKVDQVLAGLLTTRREQAPAIIRDVLEANPEIGDISAAFVPHDHSTLRPEDAPVARRNPAGGIVMGTRLSDPAPYWSSPWFIRGLNCDKGCWQPPFRSAERNETLVGFSTAIAGKNLPVIGVADVTISLDWLQKLLGELDKPDHASAFVVDADGKFLAHDWVSYIGTRGSRPLLAALAAKRNPVRITPEEGGRVSEPVWIYFVPIEGTRWTFGLNMPERQVLADLRHTYMVDILLGILALAGVSLITLVVTRRLMAPLGVLAERAENVSRGDLDFELPVLRRNDEVGRLTRAFDHMRHQLAGHIDTAKRTAREQERMASELEIARQIQLALIPDAHWLADDGRLELHAALRPASAVGGDLYTYFALGARHVCVMVGDVSDKGIPAALFMARTITLARTIATHARSPSDILGSLNRELCKGNDTCMFVTLLCGVVETETGLLALASAGHEQPVLHAGGSAILVDVETGPALGLDREARYPVRVLTLLGGDTVLMYTDGVSEAHAGNQKLYGAHALLESVSRIEEGATPEAFVDRVLSDVDAYVEGAVAYDDIALLALTWHDTGAEGARLDAAVHS, encoded by the coding sequence ATGGCCCTTCGCAGCGTCGCCTCCCGACTCGCCCTGGCCGTCCTGCTGGGGTCGGCGATCGTCCTGATCGTCACAGGCGGCCTGCTGCTGACGCACACCCGCGAGCAAACCCTCGGCCAGACCGAACGCGAGGCCGCGGCCATCGCCTCGTCCGCCGCCAACCGCATCCAGGCACGCATCGATGGTGTCGCCAAGGTCGACCAGGTACTCGCCGGCCTGCTCACCACCCGGCGCGAGCAGGCGCCGGCGATCATCCGCGACGTTCTCGAGGCGAACCCGGAGATCGGCGATATCAGCGCCGCTTTCGTGCCACACGACCATTCGACCCTGCGCCCGGAGGACGCACCCGTGGCAAGGCGCAATCCGGCCGGGGGCATCGTCATGGGAACCCGCCTGAGCGATCCCGCCCCGTACTGGAGCTCACCCTGGTTCATCCGTGGCCTCAACTGCGACAAAGGCTGCTGGCAACCACCGTTCCGCTCCGCCGAGCGCAACGAGACCCTGGTCGGCTTCTCCACCGCCATAGCGGGCAAGAACCTGCCGGTCATCGGCGTGGCCGACGTCACCATCAGCCTGGACTGGCTGCAAAAGTTACTCGGCGAACTGGACAAGCCCGACCATGCCTCGGCCTTCGTGGTCGACGCCGACGGCAAGTTCCTGGCCCACGACTGGGTGTCCTACATCGGCACGCGAGGCAGCCGCCCCTTGCTCGCCGCCCTGGCAGCGAAGCGCAACCCGGTACGCATCACCCCGGAGGAGGGCGGCCGGGTGAGTGAGCCCGTGTGGATCTACTTCGTCCCGATCGAGGGCACGCGCTGGACGTTCGGCCTGAATATGCCGGAACGTCAGGTGCTTGCCGACCTGCGCCATACCTACATGGTCGACATCCTGCTCGGCATCCTCGCCCTTGCCGGCGTGTCGCTGATCACCCTGGTGGTGACACGCCGCCTGATGGCGCCACTGGGAGTGCTCGCCGAGCGCGCCGAGAACGTATCGCGCGGCGATCTGGACTTCGAGCTCCCGGTCCTTCGCCGCAACGACGAAGTCGGCCGACTCACGCGCGCTTTCGATCACATGCGTCATCAACTTGCCGGCCATATCGATACGGCCAAGCGGACGGCGCGCGAGCAGGAGCGCATGGCCAGCGAACTCGAGATCGCCCGGCAGATCCAGCTCGCCCTGATCCCCGATGCCCACTGGCTCGCCGATGACGGCCGGCTCGAGCTGCATGCGGCGCTTCGCCCGGCCAGCGCGGTGGGCGGCGACCTGTACACCTACTTCGCGCTCGGCGCACGGCACGTCTGCGTCATGGTCGGCGACGTTTCGGACAAGGGCATTCCGGCCGCGCTGTTCATGGCGCGCACGATCACGCTCGCGCGCACGATCGCCACCCACGCGCGCTCACCCAGTGACATCCTCGGTTCGCTCAACCGGGAACTGTGCAAAGGCAACGACACCTGCATGTTCGTCACCCTGCTGTGCGGCGTGGTCGAGACCGAAACCGGATTGCTCGCCCTCGCCAGCGCCGGGCACGAACAGCCCGTGCTGCACGCAGGCGGTAGCGCCATCCTGGTCGACGTGGAGACCGGCCCCGCCCTCGGCCTCGATCGCGAAGCACGCTACCCTGTACGCGTACTCACGCTGCTTGGGGGCGACACCGTGCTCATGTACACCGACGGCGTCAGCGAGGCGCATGCGGGAAACCAGAAGCTCTATGGCGCGCACGCCCTGCTCGAAAGCGTGTCGCGCATCGAAGAAGGCGCGACGCCGGAAGCCTTCGTCGATCGTGTACTGAGCGATGTCGATGCGTATGTCGAAGGCGCTGTCGCCTACGACGACATCGCCCTGCTCGCCCTGACCTGGCACGACACCGGCGCCGAGGGAGCCCGCCTCGATGCGGCTGTGCATTCCTAA
- a CDS encoding acyl-CoA thioesterase → MPGTQREVEFRFLAQPTDVNFGGKVHGGMAMKWLDQAGYACAVGWSGAYCVTASVSGIQFLAPILIGDLVTVRARLIHTGTSSMHLAVDVLARDLRSGEQRLATSCVMVFVALDKPDGGKPTPVPPWKPVEAKDLRLQEYALKLMEMSRAMEPLVLATREA, encoded by the coding sequence ATGCCCGGCACGCAGCGTGAGGTCGAATTCCGTTTCCTGGCCCAGCCGACCGACGTGAATTTCGGCGGGAAGGTCCATGGCGGCATGGCGATGAAGTGGCTGGATCAGGCCGGCTACGCCTGCGCAGTCGGCTGGAGCGGGGCCTACTGCGTCACCGCCTCGGTCAGCGGCATCCAGTTCCTCGCGCCGATCCTGATCGGTGACCTGGTCACCGTGCGCGCCCGCCTTATCCATACCGGCACCTCGAGCATGCACCTGGCGGTGGACGTCCTTGCACGGGACCTGCGCAGCGGCGAGCAGCGCCTGGCGACCAGTTGCGTCATGGTTTTCGTGGCGCTCGACAAGCCGGATGGCGGCAAACCCACCCCTGTCCCGCCGTGGAAGCCGGTGGAGGCGAAGGATCTGCGTCTGCAGGAGTACGCACTGAAGCTCATGGAGATGTCGCGCGCAATGGAGCCGCTGGTGCTGGCGACCCGCGAGGCGTAA